In one Pseudarthrobacter sp. NBSH8 genomic region, the following are encoded:
- a CDS encoding DUF1684 domain-containing protein, producing MADEQYGADLESLADISAIDIADWRLRTFALYDTVRKVAAEDPAEAHSLWRHERDRMFATHPASALSANDKSQFSGLKTADYDPIYRFYVPLTLEGAGRDMTVETATDGVVRFVRLGTFDLPELGQLGVWKLHGYGGGIFVPFRDATAGQPGGTYGAGRYLLDTIKGAFHGVHGSGAGAEFVLDFNFAYNPSCAYNEAWACPLPGPSNRLAVEIPVGELY from the coding sequence ATGGCGGATGAGCAGTATGGCGCGGACCTTGAGAGCCTGGCGGACATCTCTGCCATCGACATTGCGGACTGGCGGCTGCGGACTTTTGCCCTGTACGACACGGTGCGGAAGGTTGCCGCCGAAGATCCGGCGGAGGCCCATTCCCTCTGGCGGCATGAACGCGACCGTATGTTCGCAACGCATCCGGCCTCAGCGCTCAGCGCGAACGATAAATCGCAGTTCTCCGGCCTGAAGACGGCTGACTACGATCCCATCTACCGCTTTTATGTTCCTCTGACCCTTGAGGGGGCCGGCCGGGACATGACCGTGGAAACCGCCACTGACGGTGTTGTCCGTTTTGTCCGGCTGGGCACGTTCGACCTTCCCGAACTGGGCCAGCTGGGTGTGTGGAAGCTGCACGGTTACGGCGGCGGAATTTTCGTGCCGTTCCGGGACGCCACGGCCGGCCAGCCCGGCGGAACGTACGGCGCCGGCCGGTACCTCCTGGACACCATCAAGGGCGCATTCCACGGGGTCCACGGTTCCGGGGCGGGCGCCGAGTTTGTCCTGGATTTCAACTTTGCCTACAACCCGTCCTGCGCCTACAACGAGGCCTGGGCCTGCCCGCTGCCCGGCCCGTCCAACCGCCTGGCCGTGGAGATCCCGGTGGGAGAGCTGTACTGA
- a CDS encoding malate:quinone oxidoreductase, with protein sequence MTFISKTQHADVVLIGGGIMSATLGAFIKQLEPNWTISLFERLDQPGLESSDPWNNAGTGHAALCELNYSPAAKDGSVDPAKALLINEQFQLSRQFWSHFVDESLIGSPKGFINTVPHMSFVIGENNTKFLKTRYEALKPHTLFRSMEYSEDHAQIAKWAPLIVKGRDPKQNIAATRAAEGTDVDFGALTRELTTYLGNNGVEINYGHDVSGISKATDGGWDLSIKHPASGEHGKIHAKFVFVGAGGGALHLLQASGIPESKGFGGFPVSGQFFRCTDEKLAAQHSAKVYGQASVGAPPMSVPHLDTRYVDGKRSLLFGPYAGFSTNFLKNGSYLDLPLSIRPGNIIPMLAVAKDNMDLTAYLIKEVAKRHGDKVEALREYYPEAKDGDWELITAGQRVQIIKKDPKRGGVLQFGTEVIAGRDGTIGALLGASPGASTAVPIMIELLQKSFPKNFKGWQGKLKDMMPGYGVKLDENPDLAAELEAATAKALQLEGVSANH encoded by the coding sequence GTGACCTTCATATCCAAGACCCAACATGCCGACGTCGTACTGATTGGCGGCGGCATCATGAGCGCCACGCTCGGGGCGTTCATCAAGCAGCTTGAACCGAACTGGACCATCTCCCTGTTCGAACGCCTGGATCAGCCCGGGCTGGAAAGCTCCGACCCCTGGAACAACGCCGGAACCGGCCATGCCGCCCTGTGCGAACTCAACTACTCCCCCGCAGCCAAAGACGGCTCGGTGGACCCTGCCAAGGCACTGCTCATCAACGAACAGTTCCAGCTGTCCCGCCAGTTCTGGTCCCATTTTGTGGACGAATCCCTGATCGGTTCGCCCAAGGGCTTTATCAACACCGTCCCGCACATGAGCTTTGTGATCGGCGAGAACAACACCAAGTTCCTCAAGACCCGCTACGAGGCACTCAAGCCCCACACTCTGTTCCGCAGCATGGAGTACTCCGAGGACCACGCTCAGATCGCTAAATGGGCGCCGCTGATCGTCAAGGGCCGGGACCCTAAGCAGAACATCGCCGCCACGCGCGCAGCCGAGGGGACCGACGTCGACTTCGGGGCACTGACCCGCGAGCTCACCACCTACCTCGGGAACAACGGCGTCGAAATCAATTACGGCCATGACGTCAGTGGCATCTCCAAAGCGACCGACGGCGGCTGGGACCTTTCGATCAAGCACCCGGCTTCCGGGGAACACGGCAAGATCCACGCCAAGTTTGTGTTCGTGGGCGCAGGCGGCGGCGCACTGCACCTCCTCCAGGCCTCCGGCATCCCGGAGAGCAAGGGCTTCGGCGGTTTCCCCGTGTCCGGCCAGTTCTTCCGCTGCACCGACGAGAAACTCGCCGCCCAGCACAGCGCCAAAGTATATGGTCAGGCCTCGGTGGGGGCCCCGCCCATGTCAGTCCCGCACCTGGACACCCGCTACGTGGACGGGAAGCGTTCACTGCTGTTTGGCCCTTACGCCGGCTTCTCCACGAACTTCCTGAAAAACGGCTCGTACCTTGACCTGCCGCTGTCCATCCGGCCCGGCAACATCATCCCGATGCTTGCTGTGGCCAAGGACAACATGGACCTCACGGCCTACCTCATTAAAGAGGTGGCCAAGCGCCACGGCGACAAGGTCGAGGCCCTGCGCGAGTACTACCCCGAGGCCAAGGACGGCGACTGGGAGCTGATCACCGCAGGCCAGCGCGTACAGATCATCAAGAAGGACCCGAAGCGGGGCGGCGTGCTGCAGTTCGGTACCGAGGTCATCGCCGGCCGAGACGGCACCATCGGCGCGCTGCTGGGTGCGTCGCCAGGCGCCTCCACGGCCGTTCCCATCATGATTGAACTGCTGCAGAAATCCTTCCCCAAGAACTTCAAGGGCTGGCAGGGCAAGCTCAAGGACATGATGCCGGGCTACGGCGTGAAGCTGGATGAGAATCCGGATCTTGCCGCAGAGCTCGAGGCGGCAACGGCCAAGGCATTGCAGCTCGAGGGCGTTTCCGCCAACCACTGA
- a CDS encoding ABC transporter substrate-binding protein, translating to MALSLTSCTGIPSPSATPTSPSTAPAGVEPTETFTFGTASQPLGLDPALSSDVESYRITRQILEGLVGVDQTTGKPTPLLATEWSEEDEGRSYTFKLRSGVSFQDGTPFNADAVCANFNRWFAFSPDLRRQAPGSSFKSVFKAHSDDAALSIFKSCTALSADTVRIDLTQRFTAFLQALTLPAFAIASPTALAAGTADVLDQTRGGNPVSRFATNPVGTGPFSLAAWEEASVRLVSHKGYWGDRGQISTINFVTYDHPQTRLQALLDGKIDGYDAVTVGNFDQLVKRGMQIVQRDPFSVMYLGINQEIPVLQNEKVRQAIELAIDKETLIRKFFIDNTAKASQFVPPKISGFNNDAPALGHDPVKAKAYLAEAGYIGEEIRFYYPLNATRPYLPTPEKIYAEISRQLTAVGLNIKPVPVDWSEGYLQKVQSPGDHGLHLLGWNGAYADADNFVGPLFGEKNGEFGYQDPQVFSKINRARGLPAGKERDEQYHTINAQIAATVPAVPIAFPISALALSDRVSIYPASPVLNEVFTKVELKS from the coding sequence ATGGCGTTAAGCCTGACATCCTGTACCGGCATCCCGTCGCCGTCAGCAACACCCACATCACCTTCAACGGCTCCCGCCGGCGTTGAGCCCACCGAAACCTTCACATTCGGCACGGCGTCCCAGCCGCTTGGCCTCGACCCTGCGCTCTCAAGCGACGTGGAAAGCTACCGGATCACGCGGCAGATCCTCGAAGGCCTGGTGGGCGTGGACCAGACCACCGGGAAACCCACGCCGCTGCTGGCGACGGAATGGTCCGAAGAAGACGAAGGCCGCTCTTACACGTTCAAACTCCGCAGCGGCGTCTCGTTCCAGGACGGCACGCCCTTCAATGCCGACGCCGTGTGCGCCAACTTCAACCGCTGGTTCGCCTTCTCCCCGGATTTGCGGCGGCAGGCGCCGGGAAGCTCGTTCAAGAGCGTGTTCAAGGCACATTCCGACGATGCTGCGCTGTCCATTTTCAAGAGCTGCACGGCCCTGTCCGCTGACACTGTCCGGATCGACCTGACCCAGCGCTTCACCGCGTTCCTCCAGGCGCTCACCCTGCCGGCGTTCGCTATCGCGTCCCCGACCGCCCTGGCCGCGGGCACAGCGGATGTCCTGGACCAGACCCGTGGCGGAAACCCGGTCTCCAGGTTCGCCACCAACCCTGTGGGAACCGGGCCATTCAGCCTGGCCGCCTGGGAAGAGGCGAGTGTCCGGCTCGTCAGCCATAAAGGCTACTGGGGTGACCGCGGGCAGATCTCCACCATCAATTTCGTCACGTACGACCACCCCCAGACGAGGCTTCAGGCCCTCCTGGACGGCAAGATCGACGGCTACGACGCCGTCACGGTGGGCAATTTCGATCAGCTGGTCAAGCGGGGCATGCAGATTGTCCAGCGGGATCCGTTCTCGGTGATGTACCTGGGCATCAACCAGGAAATTCCGGTGCTGCAGAACGAAAAGGTCCGGCAGGCCATTGAGCTGGCCATCGACAAGGAAACCCTGATCCGCAAGTTCTTCATCGACAACACGGCCAAAGCATCACAGTTCGTTCCACCCAAGATCAGCGGTTTCAATAACGATGCTCCCGCGCTGGGCCACGATCCGGTCAAAGCCAAGGCCTACCTGGCCGAAGCCGGCTACATCGGGGAAGAGATCAGGTTCTACTACCCGCTCAATGCCACCCGCCCCTATCTGCCGACGCCGGAGAAAATCTACGCCGAAATCAGCCGGCAACTGACCGCCGTCGGGCTCAACATCAAACCTGTTCCGGTGGACTGGTCCGAGGGCTATCTCCAGAAAGTGCAGTCACCCGGGGACCACGGGCTCCACCTGCTGGGCTGGAACGGCGCGTATGCGGACGCCGATAACTTTGTGGGCCCGCTGTTCGGCGAAAAGAACGGCGAATTCGGCTACCAGGACCCGCAGGTCTTTTCCAAGATCAACCGCGCCCGCGGCCTCCCTGCGGGCAAGGAACGCGACGAGCAATACCACACCATCAACGCCCAGATCGCGGCCACGGTGCCGGCCGTTCCCATCGCCTTCCCCATCTCGGCTCTGGCACTCTCGGACCGCGTCAGCATCTACCCGGCGTCCCCGGTCCTGAACGAAGTTTTCACAAAGGTAGAGCTAAAGTCTTGA
- a CDS encoding fumarylacetoacetate hydrolase family protein, whose translation MTASAPHRLARVRPLSSTVADEHFFVANDAPDFGSAGGLSWTVIDSPFEASRANANHPARPGWETGTVVDQESFTFLAPSVPANVFGMAHNTGQAGRNLPPQAFHKAASSVIGPGDAIELSSTVGYVDPEAELTVVVGRTVRGLTLETARSAILGFTIGNDVSARDLQKSDELWISAKSQDTFTPVGPWIVTDLDDSDLAISIVHNGAELKAASSADLGWKVDEILVYLSSFMTLHAGDLVLTGFPAECARIQPGDTVLCRVEGIGELSNPVKAASWEETPA comes from the coding sequence ATGACTGCCAGCGCTCCCCACCGACTTGCCCGTGTCCGCCCACTGTCTTCTACTGTTGCCGACGAGCATTTCTTCGTGGCCAACGACGCGCCGGATTTCGGCTCAGCCGGCGGCCTGTCCTGGACTGTTATTGATTCCCCCTTCGAGGCGTCCCGCGCAAACGCCAACCACCCGGCCCGGCCGGGGTGGGAGACCGGCACCGTAGTAGACCAGGAGTCCTTCACTTTCCTGGCCCCGTCCGTCCCCGCCAATGTCTTCGGCATGGCGCATAACACCGGCCAGGCCGGCCGGAACCTCCCGCCGCAGGCCTTCCACAAGGCGGCATCCAGCGTGATCGGCCCCGGCGACGCCATTGAACTGAGCTCAACGGTGGGCTACGTGGACCCGGAAGCGGAACTGACCGTCGTCGTCGGGCGCACCGTCCGCGGCCTGACGCTGGAGACTGCCCGGAGCGCCATCCTTGGCTTCACCATCGGCAACGATGTCTCGGCACGCGATCTGCAGAAGTCGGACGAACTGTGGATCAGCGCCAAGAGCCAGGACACCTTCACTCCCGTGGGCCCCTGGATTGTGACGGACCTCGACGACTCGGACCTGGCCATCAGCATCGTCCACAATGGCGCCGAACTGAAGGCCGCCAGCAGCGCCGACCTCGGCTGGAAGGTGGACGAAATCCTCGTGTACCTCAGTTCGTTTATGACCCTGCACGCCGGCGATCTGGTCCTCACCGGCTTCCCGGCGGAGTGTGCCCGCATCCAGCCCGGGGACACTGTTCTGTGCCGCGTGGAGGGCATTGGCGAGCTCAGCAACCCGGTCAAGGCTGCGTCCTGGGAGGAAACTCCTGCCTGA
- a CDS encoding LLM class flavin-dependent oxidoreductase, with amino-acid sequence MQIGVFSVSDITTDPTTGRTPTENERIKAAVAIAKKVEEIGMDVFALGEHHNRPFFSSSPTTTLAYIAAQTERITLSTATTLITTNDPVKIAEDFAMLQHLADGRVDLVLGRGNTAPVYPWFGKNIQDGVELAIENYSLLRRLWDEDTVNWSGKFRTPLQNFTSTPRPLDGVAPFVWHGSIRTPQIAEVAAYYGDGFFANNIFWPKEHYQQLISLYRERYEHYGHGKADQAIVGLGGQFFMRKNSQDAVKEFRPYFDNAPIYGHGPSLEDFTSQTPLTVGSPQEVIEKTLTFREYFGDYQRQLFLIDHAGLPLKTVLEQLDLFGEEVLPVLRKEYAALKPAHVPDPPTHAGRVASLMAAQASDTAPSEA; translated from the coding sequence ATGCAGATCGGCGTATTCAGCGTCAGTGACATCACCACTGACCCCACCACCGGCCGGACGCCCACGGAGAACGAACGCATCAAAGCGGCAGTGGCAATCGCCAAAAAAGTCGAGGAAATCGGCATGGATGTCTTCGCCCTCGGCGAGCACCACAACCGCCCGTTCTTCTCCTCCTCGCCCACCACCACCCTCGCGTACATCGCCGCGCAGACCGAGCGGATCACCCTCTCCACTGCCACGACGCTGATCACTACCAACGATCCGGTCAAAATCGCCGAAGACTTCGCCATGCTGCAGCACCTCGCGGACGGCCGCGTGGATCTGGTCCTTGGCCGCGGCAACACGGCGCCGGTGTACCCGTGGTTCGGCAAGAACATCCAGGACGGCGTGGAACTGGCCATTGAGAACTACAGCCTGCTGCGCCGGCTGTGGGACGAGGACACTGTGAACTGGTCCGGCAAGTTCCGCACGCCGCTGCAGAACTTCACATCCACCCCGCGCCCGCTCGACGGCGTGGCCCCCTTTGTGTGGCACGGCTCCATCCGCACACCGCAGATCGCCGAGGTGGCCGCCTACTACGGCGACGGGTTCTTCGCGAACAACATCTTCTGGCCCAAGGAGCACTACCAGCAGCTGATCAGCCTCTACCGTGAGCGCTACGAGCACTACGGCCACGGCAAGGCGGACCAGGCCATCGTGGGCCTCGGCGGCCAGTTCTTTATGCGGAAGAACTCCCAGGACGCCGTGAAGGAATTCCGGCCCTACTTCGATAACGCGCCCATTTACGGCCACGGCCCGTCGCTGGAGGACTTCACCTCCCAGACGCCGCTTACGGTCGGCAGCCCGCAGGAAGTCATCGAAAAGACCCTGACGTTCCGCGAGTACTTCGGCGACTACCAGCGCCAGCTGTTCCTGATCGACCACGCGGGCCTGCCCTTGAAGACGGTGCTGGAGCAGCTTGACCTGTTTGGCGAGGAAGTACTCCCGGTCCTCCGCAAGGAATACGCGGCCCTCAAGCCCGCGCACGTCCCGGACCCGCCTACGCACGCCGGCCGGGTGGCCTCGCTGATGGCTGCTCAGGCGTCTGACACCGCCCCTTCGGAGGCGTGA
- a CDS encoding efflux RND transporter permease subunit, with translation MFRLAQLSLANRALIALVTVFATVFGVITMSSLKQELIPSIEFPQITVLSAMPGASPEVVDKQVSAPLETALNGVEGLESTSSTSRNGVSQISMVFTYGTNLDRARNQIDRAISNAKRSLPEEVQPQAIAGSISDFPIVFLAVSSDKPLSELNADLARLTVPRLQKIDGVRGADVTGGATQHIEILPRPEALAAKGATIESIRNALSNNGALIPVGTIQEQGKTLSLQIGSPVDSLDAITALPLGGAKDAATIGTVADVSLQDNERTSITRTNGQETLAVSVTKKPEGDTVGISHAVNDSLAALEAELGSNAKFTAVFDQAPFIEKSIKDLTTEGLLGLGFAVAVILLFLMSARSTLVTAVSIPLSLLVTFIGLSATGYSLNILTLGALTIAIGRVVDDSIVVIENIKRHLSYGEEKVTAILTAIREVAGAITASTLTTVAVFLPIAFVGELAGELFRPFALTVTMALLASLLVSLTIVPVLAYWFLKSPAGSATGSPAAREAAARAADAARAHAQEAEQKSRLQRAYLPVLSKTQKHPVVTLVAAVLVLGATAAMTPLLATNLLGDSGQNSMTVRQVMPAGTSLADTSAAAVKVEDVLRGIESVRNVQVTSGNAQAGFAALTSSGSANSTFTVVTDEKANQARLQETVRTEVGKVAGSGKITVGSQQGGFGTSSTVDITIKAATSEDLRTASEAMVDAMTGVPETSEVSTNLAASQPVVQVKVDRAKTAAAGLNEEQVAGVLAATISPIPAGTVRIDTNDFPVQIGKGTRFTSIDAVRNIALPAAGAPVTLGSIASVEQVDVPVSITASNGQRTAKVSVTPSGSNLGAVNAEVQKRLTDVSLPAGVTAELGGATTQQAESFQQLGLALLAAIAIVYVIMVATFKSLIQPLILLVSVPFAATGAVALLLATGVPLGLPSLIGMLMLVGIVVTNAIVLIDLINQYRQPRDGRAGMSVADAITHGARQRLRPILMTALATVFALTPMALGLTGGGGFISQPLAVVVIGGLVSSTALTLVLVPVLYRLVEGRRETKALLRAMQERPAFAAADDVDAEFRDWTTGMVPRVSGRRAAPGDPQ, from the coding sequence ATGTTCCGGCTGGCACAACTTTCATTGGCAAACCGGGCGCTGATCGCGCTGGTCACCGTCTTCGCGACGGTGTTCGGCGTGATCACCATGTCATCGCTGAAACAGGAACTCATCCCCTCCATTGAGTTCCCGCAGATAACCGTCCTCTCCGCAATGCCCGGCGCGTCACCCGAAGTGGTGGACAAGCAGGTCAGCGCACCGCTGGAAACCGCCTTGAACGGCGTCGAGGGCCTGGAGTCCACGTCCTCGACGTCGCGCAACGGCGTCTCGCAGATCTCAATGGTGTTCACCTACGGAACAAACCTCGACCGCGCCCGCAACCAGATTGACCGGGCCATCTCAAACGCCAAGCGTTCCCTGCCGGAGGAGGTGCAGCCACAGGCCATCGCCGGCAGCATCAGCGACTTCCCCATTGTGTTCCTGGCCGTGTCCTCGGACAAGCCGCTGAGCGAACTGAACGCTGACCTGGCGCGCCTGACCGTTCCCCGGCTCCAGAAGATCGACGGCGTCCGCGGAGCCGACGTGACCGGTGGCGCCACCCAGCACATCGAGATCCTTCCCCGGCCCGAGGCGCTGGCCGCCAAAGGCGCCACGATCGAGTCCATCCGGAACGCCCTCTCCAACAACGGCGCGCTGATCCCGGTCGGGACCATCCAGGAGCAGGGCAAAACGCTCTCCCTCCAGATCGGCAGCCCGGTGGATTCCCTGGACGCCATCACGGCGTTGCCCCTGGGCGGGGCCAAGGATGCCGCAACGATCGGCACGGTGGCCGACGTCAGCCTGCAGGACAACGAGCGGACCTCTATCACCCGGACCAACGGCCAGGAAACACTCGCGGTGTCTGTGACCAAGAAGCCCGAGGGAGACACGGTGGGAATCTCTCACGCCGTGAACGACTCGTTGGCGGCCCTCGAGGCCGAACTGGGGTCCAATGCAAAGTTCACTGCAGTGTTTGACCAGGCCCCGTTCATCGAGAAGTCCATCAAGGATCTCACCACCGAGGGCCTGCTTGGGCTGGGCTTCGCCGTCGCCGTCATCCTTCTCTTCCTGATGTCAGCCCGCTCCACCCTTGTTACCGCGGTGTCGATTCCGCTCTCGCTGCTGGTCACCTTCATTGGCCTCTCCGCGACCGGTTATTCGCTGAACATCCTGACCCTGGGCGCGCTCACTATTGCGATCGGCCGGGTGGTGGACGACTCGATTGTGGTGATCGAAAACATCAAACGCCACCTCAGCTACGGGGAGGAGAAAGTCACCGCGATCCTCACCGCCATCCGTGAGGTGGCCGGCGCCATCACCGCCTCCACTTTGACCACCGTGGCCGTCTTCCTGCCCATTGCATTTGTGGGTGAGCTCGCCGGCGAACTCTTCCGGCCATTCGCCCTGACCGTCACTATGGCGCTGCTGGCATCCCTGCTGGTATCACTGACGATCGTTCCGGTCCTGGCCTACTGGTTCCTCAAGAGCCCCGCCGGTTCCGCAACAGGTTCGCCTGCTGCCCGCGAAGCTGCTGCCCGTGCTGCCGACGCCGCCCGTGCCCACGCCCAGGAGGCGGAACAAAAGAGCCGGTTGCAGCGCGCGTACCTGCCCGTGCTCAGCAAGACCCAGAAGCATCCGGTGGTGACGCTGGTCGCCGCCGTCCTGGTCCTCGGCGCCACTGCTGCCATGACGCCGCTGCTTGCCACCAACCTCCTCGGCGATTCCGGCCAGAACAGCATGACGGTCCGGCAGGTGATGCCCGCTGGCACAAGCCTGGCCGACACCAGCGCAGCCGCGGTCAAGGTCGAGGACGTCCTTCGGGGCATCGAGAGTGTCAGGAATGTGCAGGTCACCTCAGGCAACGCACAGGCCGGTTTTGCCGCCCTGACGTCCTCCGGCTCCGCCAACTCCACGTTCACCGTGGTGACGGATGAGAAGGCGAACCAGGCAAGGCTGCAGGAAACCGTCCGGACTGAGGTAGGCAAGGTGGCAGGTTCCGGGAAGATCACGGTCGGCTCCCAGCAGGGTGGCTTCGGGACGTCCTCCACAGTGGACATCACCATCAAGGCTGCAACATCCGAGGATCTCCGCACAGCCAGCGAGGCCATGGTGGATGCAATGACCGGCGTGCCGGAAACCAGCGAGGTGTCAACCAACCTGGCGGCCAGCCAGCCGGTGGTCCAGGTCAAGGTTGACCGGGCCAAGACCGCGGCAGCCGGACTGAACGAAGAACAGGTAGCCGGCGTCCTGGCTGCCACCATCAGCCCAATCCCCGCCGGTACGGTCCGGATCGACACCAACGACTTTCCGGTGCAGATCGGCAAAGGCACCAGGTTCACCAGCATTGACGCCGTGCGCAACATCGCGCTCCCCGCCGCGGGCGCACCGGTGACCCTGGGCAGCATCGCATCCGTCGAACAGGTGGACGTGCCGGTCTCCATTACCGCCAGCAACGGCCAGCGGACCGCCAAAGTGTCAGTCACGCCGTCGGGCTCCAATCTTGGCGCAGTGAACGCGGAGGTGCAGAAGCGCCTCACGGACGTCAGCCTGCCCGCCGGCGTCACCGCCGAACTCGGCGGCGCCACCACCCAGCAGGCCGAGTCCTTCCAGCAGCTGGGCCTGGCGCTCCTGGCGGCGATCGCAATTGTCTACGTCATCATGGTGGCCACTTTCAAGTCGCTGATCCAGCCGCTGATCCTGCTGGTTTCCGTTCCCTTTGCCGCCACCGGAGCCGTCGCCCTGCTCCTGGCCACGGGCGTTCCGCTGGGCCTGCCGTCGCTGATCGGCATGCTGATGCTGGTGGGCATTGTGGTCACCAACGCCATTGTGCTCATCGACCTCATCAACCAGTACCGGCAGCCACGGGACGGCCGCGCCGGGATGAGCGTGGCGGACGCAATTACCCATGGCGCGAGGCAGCGCCTCCGCCCCATCCTGATGACCGCACTGGCCACCGTTTTCGCCCTGACACCCATGGCGCTTGGCCTGACCGGGGGCGGCGGCTTCATCTCCCAGCCGCTGGCCGTAGTTGTGATCGGCGGCCTGGTTTCTTCCACAGCACTGACCCTGGTGCTGGTTCCTGTACTGTACCGGCTGGTGGAGGGACGGCGGGAAACCAAAGCACTGCTCCGTGCCATGCAGGAGCGTCCGGCGTTTGCGGCAGCGGACGACGTCGATGCCGAGTTCCGGGACTGGACCACTGGTATGGTGCCCCGCGTCAGCGGCCGCCGAGCCGCTCCGGGCGACCCCCAGTAG
- a CDS encoding GtrA family protein, whose translation MESPAAPSAQLTQQPTRGAPATRHYRGIFRFPLVRQLLRFTGVGIICTATSLALYALLRPWLGPQLANAAALVLTSLMNTALNRRLTFKISGQRRMARDHLNGMIVIAVALVTTGGSLGVLHWLHPDASVSDELWTTTLSGFVATAVRFTMLRHWIFRRARHI comes from the coding sequence ATGGAATCCCCTGCTGCGCCCAGTGCCCAGCTGACGCAGCAGCCCACCCGTGGCGCGCCTGCCACCAGACACTACCGCGGAATCTTCAGGTTTCCACTGGTCCGGCAGCTCCTCCGCTTCACCGGCGTCGGCATTATCTGCACCGCCACGTCGCTGGCTTTGTATGCGTTGCTGCGCCCCTGGCTCGGACCGCAGTTGGCCAATGCGGCCGCCCTGGTGCTGACGTCCCTGATGAACACGGCGCTGAACCGCAGGTTGACGTTCAAGATCTCCGGGCAGCGCCGGATGGCCCGTGACCACCTGAACGGCATGATCGTTATTGCCGTTGCGCTGGTCACCACCGGCGGCAGCCTGGGCGTGCTGCATTGGCTGCACCCGGACGCCAGCGTGTCCGATGAACTGTGGACCACCACGCTGTCAGGCTTCGTGGCCACCGCCGTGCGGTTCACGATGCTGCGGCATTGGATTTTCCGCCGCGCCCGCCATATCTAG
- a CDS encoding transglutaminase family protein: MERTVSARMVFRTIADTKAALAIAVARNPGYTSFDESLTVTADGQSVPLQELEDNHGGRLHYMEFVEPTEVTVEYSATVAGQAIAEEATLAELIRYVRPSRYAESDRLLPTAYAEFGGLHGAELLQAVRSWVFGELRYISGSSRGTDGAVETLLHRRGVCRDFAHLAIALLRSKDIPARLAAVYAPGLSPMDFHAVAEAHVNGAWHVIDPTGLAPRESMLRITAGRDSSDTAFLSTVGGRLTLNELRVSAVINGQLPTEDPAKLVMLG; the protein is encoded by the coding sequence ATGGAACGCACCGTTTCAGCGCGTATGGTTTTCAGGACCATCGCCGACACGAAGGCAGCCCTGGCCATCGCTGTGGCCAGGAATCCCGGCTATACCTCGTTTGATGAATCCCTGACTGTCACAGCCGACGGGCAGTCGGTTCCGCTCCAGGAACTCGAGGACAATCATGGCGGCCGCCTGCACTATATGGAATTCGTTGAACCCACCGAGGTCACCGTTGAGTACTCGGCGACGGTTGCAGGGCAGGCCATCGCGGAAGAAGCCACCCTGGCTGAGCTCATCCGCTACGTGCGGCCAAGCCGCTATGCGGAGTCGGACCGGCTGCTGCCCACGGCCTACGCCGAATTTGGCGGCCTGCACGGTGCTGAACTGCTCCAGGCCGTGCGCAGCTGGGTCTTCGGGGAATTGCGGTACATCAGCGGTTCCTCCAGGGGCACTGACGGCGCCGTCGAAACCTTGCTGCACCGCAGGGGAGTGTGCAGGGACTTCGCGCACCTGGCCATTGCCCTGCTGCGCTCCAAGGACATCCCGGCCCGGCTCGCCGCCGTGTACGCGCCAGGGCTGAGTCCCATGGATTTCCATGCGGTAGCCGAGGCGCATGTCAACGGCGCCTGGCACGTCATCGACCCCACGGGGCTGGCCCCACGTGAGTCGATGCTGCGGATCACGGCCGGCCGCGACTCGTCCGACACCGCGTTCCTGTCCACAGTGGGCGGGCGCCTGACGCTGAACGAGCTGCGCGTCAGCGCCGTGATCAACGGGCAGTTGCCGACCGAAGATCCGGCCAAGCTGGTCATGCTGGGGTAG
- a CDS encoding MarR family winged helix-turn-helix transcriptional regulator produces MAAGGNESPIRLAAETWESLFRAQVAVMRRLQAGPAFRKVALNEYDVLFTLSRCPSGWLRLNELNDHVLLSQSSLSRLVERLEKRGLVARMAAPDDGRGVLLKLTEEGAALQKEIGREHVRDISSLVGPALTAAEQRELQRLTEKLRHSVGARPAK; encoded by the coding sequence ATGGCTGCCGGCGGCAACGAATCACCCATCCGTTTGGCAGCGGAAACCTGGGAATCCCTGTTCCGGGCGCAGGTGGCCGTGATGCGCAGGCTGCAGGCCGGTCCCGCTTTCCGGAAAGTGGCACTGAACGAATACGACGTGCTGTTCACGCTGTCCAGGTGTCCGTCCGGCTGGCTCCGGCTCAATGAACTCAATGACCATGTCCTGCTGAGCCAGTCGAGCCTCAGCAGGCTGGTTGAGAGGCTGGAGAAGCGCGGGCTCGTGGCCCGGATGGCGGCCCCCGACGACGGCCGCGGCGTGCTGCTGAAGCTCACCGAGGAGGGAGCTGCCCTCCAGAAGGAGATCGGCCGGGAGCATGTGAGGGACATCTCCAGCCTGGTGGGGCCGGCCCTGACGGCAGCCGAGCAGCGGGAACTTCAGCGGCTGACTGAGAAACTCCGGCATTCCGTGGGAGCTCGGCCGGCAAAGTAG